A genome region from Anastrepha ludens isolate Willacy chromosome 3, idAnaLude1.1, whole genome shotgun sequence includes the following:
- the LOC128856931 gene encoding transmembrane emp24 domain-containing protein 1 isoform X1: MMYVCLSIFVKMIRIQLGFLLITVAIFNIVYGYENEMTVYIEAGKNECFYHPVRNGETIDIEYQVIDGGHGDLDISFSLLDPIGLVIVSDYKKPENIHRHEAGKSGDYRFCFDNTFSSYNRKTVFFELIIEQEGQSAFDNNWDADAAGKKLEELYDIQVHEIMEYVGRVHMHIARAHQILNMLRSNEARDRNLAEANYSKVNMWSLFQICAMISVGLIQVFMVRSIFDTNTRMSTFWKKLGL; this comes from the exons ATG atgtatgtatgtctctCCATTTTTGTGAAGATGATACGCATTCAGCTGGGATTCTTGCTGATAACAGTTGCCATTTTTAATATTGTGTATGGGTACGAAAATGAAATGACGGTCTATATAGAAGCTGGCAAAAATGAGTGCTTTTATCATCCAGTACGTAATGGTGAAACCATCGATATAGAATATCAAGTAATTGACGGTGGACATGGGGACTTAGATATAAGCTTCTCATTGCTTGATCCTATTGGATTAGTAATAGTTAGTGACTATAAAAAACCCGAGAATATACATCGCCACGAAGCGGGTAAGTCAGGTGATTACCGCTTTTGTTTCGATAATACATTCAGTTCGTATAATCGCAAAACTGTGTTCTTCGAGCTAATCATTGAACAAGAAGGACAATCAGCTTTTGATAATAATTGGGATGCGGACGCTGCTGGCAAGAAATTGGAGGAACTGTATGACATCCAAGTTCACGAAATTATGGAATATGTTGGACGCGTACACATGCACATAGCGAGGGCTCATCAGATACTAAATATGTTGCGATCTAATGAAGCACGCGATCGCAACTTGGCAGAGGCAAATTATTCTAAAGTAAATATGTGGTCACTGTTCCAGATTTGTGCTATGATTTCGGTAGGACTTATACAGGTATTCATGGTGCGAAGTATCTTCGATACAAATACTCGTATGAGTACATTCTGGAAAAAATTGGGATTGTGA
- the LOC128856931 gene encoding transmembrane emp24 domain-containing protein 1 isoform X2, which translates to MMIRIQLGFLLITVAIFNIVYGYENEMTVYIEAGKNECFYHPVRNGETIDIEYQVIDGGHGDLDISFSLLDPIGLVIVSDYKKPENIHRHEAGKSGDYRFCFDNTFSSYNRKTVFFELIIEQEGQSAFDNNWDADAAGKKLEELYDIQVHEIMEYVGRVHMHIARAHQILNMLRSNEARDRNLAEANYSKVNMWSLFQICAMISVGLIQVFMVRSIFDTNTRMSTFWKKLGL; encoded by the exons ATG ATGATACGCATTCAGCTGGGATTCTTGCTGATAACAGTTGCCATTTTTAATATTGTGTATGGGTACGAAAATGAAATGACGGTCTATATAGAAGCTGGCAAAAATGAGTGCTTTTATCATCCAGTACGTAATGGTGAAACCATCGATATAGAATATCAAGTAATTGACGGTGGACATGGGGACTTAGATATAAGCTTCTCATTGCTTGATCCTATTGGATTAGTAATAGTTAGTGACTATAAAAAACCCGAGAATATACATCGCCACGAAGCGGGTAAGTCAGGTGATTACCGCTTTTGTTTCGATAATACATTCAGTTCGTATAATCGCAAAACTGTGTTCTTCGAGCTAATCATTGAACAAGAAGGACAATCAGCTTTTGATAATAATTGGGATGCGGACGCTGCTGGCAAGAAATTGGAGGAACTGTATGACATCCAAGTTCACGAAATTATGGAATATGTTGGACGCGTACACATGCACATAGCGAGGGCTCATCAGATACTAAATATGTTGCGATCTAATGAAGCACGCGATCGCAACTTGGCAGAGGCAAATTATTCTAAAGTAAATATGTGGTCACTGTTCCAGATTTGTGCTATGATTTCGGTAGGACTTATACAGGTATTCATGGTGCGAAGTATCTTCGATACAAATACTCGTATGAGTACATTCTGGAAAAAATTGGGATTGTGA
- the LOC128856929 gene encoding ribosome biogenesis protein NOP53 encodes MSVVKKKRISKKNKSAWRKTDIKDVEEFLEEQRQEERVGSFTEKKDDELFIVDATPLKPKQTFLTAKQKRKLNAKKPLRSLEALNNTSKVQDPIAKRNRVRQKRNGRNIEEEVRNPTKPRHFQANKDREEYYKALEKKLSKDRKSDIAARDVWAEEDFRDKMPGLKDEKGWISKELALYVTMNVGKPAVKVHDSIRHRTTKAKNFEAPHPGMSYNPSLEDHQDLLKKVVDREEGIIKTENHLKRVTTQMFSKVTPEERDRRRLEEMRSGLDEEADEGDSADDDDEKNNKADGEAYKSINPPVENKKKSKQSRRKELRQKELKKKHEEKKALKKQTADLNRIKSIKAEVVAEEEQLNILKKHRKKVALKKKFEPKRLGRLKYVDPDIDVNMPDEIPGNLRNAKPESSLLIDRFKNFQKRNILPVSVAAGKQKSKKIKRFPRSSHKDPGVSFQMLREQRKAAQA; translated from the exons ATGTCCGTGGTAAAGAAAAAACGTATTTCGAAAAAGAATAAGTCAGCATGGCGTAAAACAGATATAAAAGATGTAGAAGAATTTTTGGAGGAGCAGCGACAGGAGGAGCGCGTTGG CTCCTTCACAGAAAAAAAAGACGATGAACTGTTTATTGTAGATGCGACACCTCTGAAGCCCAAGCAGACTTTCTTAACAGCGAAGCAAAAACGCAAATTGAACGCTAAAAAACCATTGCGCTCTTTGGAAGCTCTTAACAATACCTCAAAAGTTCAGGATCCAATTGCGAAAAG aaATCGTGTTCGACAAAAACGGAATGGTCGTAATATTGAAGAAGAGGTCCGCAATCCTACTAAACCACGACACTTTCAAGCAAATAAAGATAGGGAAGAATACTACAAAGCTCTTGAAAAGAAGTTAAGCAAAGACCGAAAGAGTGATATAGCAGCAAGAGACGTTTGGGCCGAGGAAGATTTCCGTGACAAAATGCCTGGTTTGAAAGATGAAAAAGGGTGGATAAGCAAGGAGTTAGCATTGTATGTGACAATGAATGTGGGCAAGCCAGCAGTAAAAGTACACGACAGCATACGCCACCGCACAACAAAAGCAAA gaATTTTGAAGCTCCTCATCCGGGTATGAGCTATAACCCATCATTAGAGGATCATCAAGATCTGCTAAAAAAAGTGGTTGATCGCGAAGAAGGAATTATAAAGACGGAAAACCATTTAAAACGCGTTACTACTCAAATGTTTTCGAAAGTTACCCCAGAAGAACGCGATAGACGCCGACTGGAAGAAATGCGTTCTGGATTAGATGAGGAAGCTGATGAGGGCGATAGCGCTGACGATGAcgacgaaaaaaacaacaaagcagaTGGCGAAGCGTATAAAAGCATCAATCCACCGGTtgagaacaaaaaaaagagtAAACAGTCACGCCGCAAAGAATTGCGACAGAAAGAGTTAAAGAAGAAGCATGAGGAAAAGAAAGCTCTTAAAAAGCAAACAGCAGACTTAAACAG gATAAAGTCAATAAAAGCTGAAGTTGTTGCCGAAGAAGAAcagctaaatattttgaaaaagcatCGTAAAAAGGTTGCGTTGAAGAAAAAATTCGAACCGAAACGTTTAGGACGCCTTAAATACGTGGACCCAGATATAGATGTCAACATGCCTGATGAAATTCCTGGAAATCTGCGAAATGCCAAACCCGAGTCAAGTTTATTGATTGATCGATTTAAGAATTTCCAGAAACGTAATATATTACCAGTCAGTGTTGCTGcaggaaaacaaaaatcaaagaaGATTAAACGCTTCCCACGTAGTTCCCACAAGGATCCTGGTGTGTCATTCCAAATGCTCCGGGAACAGCGGAAAGCAGCACAAGCATAA
- the LOC128856930 gene encoding dnaJ homolog subfamily C member 25 homolog — MHFAQYVCFFGVAVAMLPACLGLLDGIYCGREDCYDVLGVTRQSTKSEIGKAYRLLARKHHPDMHRGAEAKAEAETKFKLVATAYEILRDDESRRDYDYMLDHPEEYYSHYYRYYRRRVAPKVDVRIVIVVTLTIVSIIQYYSGLQRYDSAIKYLATVPKYRNQALEIAKEDIDKISNRKGKNRMSKVEQRDEIERIVRKVIEEKMDVRGGYAKPSIWDVLWVQLLIFPYTLLRFLVWHAKWFWYFTVNKHPYGREEKLYLIRRYMKMGENQFNGLEDHQIEEYLRLELWQKDKFEIWQEEQEEEMKKKLAANPRYKSYRRYMKNHGPGRLTFED; from the coding sequence ATGCATTTCGCACAATATGTTTGCTTTTTCGGAGTTGCTGTTGCAATGCTACCGGCGTGTTTGGGGCTCTTAGATGGTATCTACTGCGGCAGGGAGGATTGTTACGATGTTTTGGGTGTAACACGACAGTCTACAAAATCGGAAATAGGCAAGGCGTATCGTTTGTTAGCACGGAAACACCATCCCGACATGCATCGCGGTGCTGAAGCGAAAGCGGAAGCTGAAACCAAGTTCAAATTGGTTGCGACTGCATATGAAATATTGCGAGATGATGAGTCCCGTCGGGATTACGATTACATGTTGGATCATCCAGAGGAATACTACTCACATTACTATCGCTACTATCGACGTCGAGTTGCACCTAAAGTCGATGTACGCATTGTCATAGTTGTAACTCTAACAATTGTTTCTATTATTCAATATTACTCGGGATTGCAGCGTTATGATAGCGCAATTAAGTATTTGGCTACTGTGCCAAAGTATCGCAATCAGGCATTAGAAATTGCCAAAGAAGACATCGACAAAATTAGTAATCGCAAAGGAAAGAATCGTATGTCAAAGGTGGAACAACGTGATGAAATCGAACGAATTGTGCGAAAAGTCATCGAAGAAAAAATGGACGTTAGAGGTGGCTATGCTAAACCTTCAATATGGGACGTATTGTGGGTACAATTGCTGATATTTCCTTACACACTGCTTCGTTTTCTAGTATGGCATGCGAAGTGGTTTTGGTATTTCACAGTTAATAAACACCCCTACGGACGTGAGGAAAAACTCTATTTGATACGTCGTTACATGAAAATGGGTGAGAACCAATTCAATGGGTTAGAAGACCATCAGATCGAAGAGTACTTGCGATTGGAGTTATGGCAAAAagataaatttgaaatatggCAAGAGGAACAGGAGGAggaaatgaagaagaaattggcaGCGAACCCACGCTATAAGTCGTACCGTCGATACATGAAAAATCACGGACCTGGGAGGTTGACATTTGAGGACTAA
- the LOC128856927 gene encoding zinc finger protein 892 produces MAVVIDLNLVCIVCLQDDGGELKSVFSDALPVTTAPQSDASMTIAERITFCSELNLSDINIKISNKICDRCLNDLAATWRFRKNCETANSLYRSIQQEEEDVVSLANYELESQKTKEPAGLKIRRVHPEVKSYLSTSQIDEEQSDDIINETDGEKSQDELDSFSGFSIVEYIDEDDQKDTASTDYFDYVREERLEEAKDNLKDIGKQNGLEEVSYARSPKANEPTITNPKIEFEDHENSQLQIKRELSEDSVDEVSTDSLSTLPENNAFSIHQKELISTIFESECLRGRVRQNLNEKENSNKIQSNTKLNFNVQGVAAKRKYNPNKVTAPAEKIPQGGLKTPSHKSKPFHSSMKICEICGNIYKYQHALSAHMRRHNNDRQFGCELCDKAFVSNVELRRHMRVHTGHKPYPCSFCDRRFSDFGSRSKHERTHTGERPYHCTTCKKSFAYPHVLTVHLRTHTGEKKFQCTRCGRGFTKKAYLLAHLENHTRCENISLMGRLSDEGSLVNSKPEAHITHQQEITAIKTVAVEECIFTTELITEGEENISNEIQHIVEQADIGHCAMELEEAIDEEHLDEENDVEYILGVQS; encoded by the coding sequence ATGGCAGTTGTAATCGACTTAAATTTGGTTTGCATTGTTTGCCTTCAAGATGATGGCGGTGAATTGAAGTCTGTATTCTCGGATGCCCTGCCAGTAACGACTGCGCCACAGTCAGACGCCAGCATGACCATTGCCGAAAGGATCACATTTTGTTCGGAGTTGAACTTATCAGatataaacattaaaatttcaaacaaaatatgTGATCGTTGCTTGAATGACCTCGCTGCAACATGGCGCTTCCGAAAAAATTGCGAAACTGCTAATTCTCTCTATCGCTCCATACAACAAGAAGAGGAGGACGTTGTATCATTGGCTAATTATGAGCTTGAGTCTCAGAAAACCAAAGAACCTGCAGGTTTGAAAATTCGGCGAGTTCACCCCGAAGTCAAGTCATATCTTAGCACGTCACAAATAGATGAAGAACAATCTGATGACATCATTAATGAAACTGACGGAGAAAAATCTCAAGATGAACTAGATTCCTTTTCCGGATTTAGCATAGTCGAATATATTGATGAGGATGATCAAAAGGATACTGCAAGTACAGATTACTTTGATTATGTTAGGGAAGAACGGTTAGAAGAGGCAAAAGACAATCTTAAGGATATTGGAAAACAAAACGGTCTAGAAGAAGTAAGTTATGCCAGGAGCCCCAAAGCAAATGAACCAACAATAACAAATCCGAAAATTGAGTTCGAGGACCACGAGAATTCTCAGTTACAAATAAAGCGAGAATTATCAGAAGATTCGGTCGATGAAGTTAGCACGGATTCACTAAGTACGCTGCCAGAAAATAATGCGTTTTCCATACATCAAAAGGAACTAATTTCGACAATATTTGAATCAGAATGTCTGCGAGGCCGTGTTCGAcaaaatctaaatgaaaaagaaaatagcaacaaaattcAAAGTAACACTAAGCTAAATTTTAATGTACAAGGAGTAGCAGCTAAACGAAAATATAATCCTAATAAAGTTACAGCCCCTGCAGAAAAGATACCTCAAGGGGGGTTGAAAACGCCTTCACATAAAAGCAAACCATTCCATTCATCAATGAAGATTTGCGAGATTTgcggaaatatttacaaataccaGCATGCACTGAGTGCTCACATGCGGCGGCACAATAACGACCGTCAATTTGGCTGTGAACTTTGCGATAAGGCATTTGTTTCGAACGTGGAATTACGCCGTCACATGCGCGTGCATACGGGTCACAAACCATACCCTTGTTCATTTTGTGACCGCCGCTTTTCCGATTTTGGATCACGTAGTAAACACGAAAGAACTCACACTGGGGAACGACCGTATCATTGTACAACAtgcaaaaagtcatttgcataCCCACATGTTTTAACGGTACATTTGCGGACACATACCGGTGAAAAGAAATTCCAATGTACACGGTGTGGTAGAGGCTTTACAAAGAAAGCATATCTCTTGGCCCACTTAGAAAATCATACACGCTGCGAAAACATATCATTAATGGGGCGACTGAGTGATGAGGGTTCCCTCGTTAATAGTAAACCGGAAGCCCATATAACGCACCAACAAGAGATTACAGCAATAAAGACAGTGGCCGTCGAGGAATGCATCTTCACCACAGAACTAATTACCGAGGGTGAGGAGAATATATCTAATGAGATACAACACATTGTTGAGCAAGCCGACATCGGGCATTGTGCTATGGAACTGGAGGAAGCCATCGACGAAGAACATTTAGATGAAGAAAATGATGTTGAATATATTTTAGGTGTACAATCATAG
- the LOC128856928 gene encoding uncharacterized protein LOC128856928 isoform X1, with protein sequence MSSDIRMLRNEYFNSLHYLHVQKKNFQKTNEFQVLRHSKIFRKYWTGKNISITPFVLKVNIYATLACNQRVSLSLTMNESCKTRNQNKTVDRKMINPTTIIIEDLCSYLLEKPSLFPGVDFPKTSISFIRVHREKLKTHGEFSFPGCTDLWRKSCKETGHKLREIAFAIFKEEKDISNTAKKKFLESAACWKFPIERIRIENERCFLYLHRHIVMGVLLQEVLKKDTNTRGYGKLKKEANLRICLSCTKQNEKEASELSSYRAKLVEDILGRVLEYSKWTVVNEEEVIQAKKGNGANVLQLDVTSVAGKPSLNSPVIPPSKLSYSTIRCGLVIDPLTGKLTKLKTSEYLSCRSNDMCLMAMHKYGVRVKDDAKFNALMSRLGSAAVTVDLMEVRFSSPVQITRSGKGSTKGAAFILYNSARLESLLRKFDEKVENGAYENLPPLENINFTLLDEEEEWQLVFGYIFAFPNLIESCLEQIEKGVCAIHTIVRYLGDLASLFSVYYRRIRILTQETREHLMPCVYARVYLVKAVREILNQTLALLDIEPVQFM encoded by the exons ATGTCTAGTGATATTCGCATGTTGCGCAACGAGTACTTTAACTCGTTACATTATTTACACGTTCAGAAAAAGAACTTTCAGAAAACAAATGAATTTCAAGTACTGAG ACATTCTAAAATCTTTCGAAAATACTGGACCGGTAAAAATATCTCCATCACTCCTTTTGTgctaaaagtaaatatttatgcaactCTGGCTTGCAACCAGCGAGTGAGTCTAAGTTTGACAATGAACGAATCGTGTAAAACCAGGAACCAAAACAAAACTGTGGATAGGAAAATGATTAATCCTACGACGATAATAATTGAAGATTTGTGTTCATATTTATTAGAAAAGCCAAGTCTATTTCCTGGAGTAGATTTTCCAAAAACCTCAATCAGTTTTATTCGAGTACACAGAGAGAAGTTGAAAACACATGGCGAATTCAGCTTTCCTGGTTGTACGGATCTCTGGAGGAAAAGCTGTAAAGAGACCGGCCATAAGCTCCGGGAAATAGCATTTGCAATCttcaaagaagaaaaagataTATCTAACACAGCGAAGAAAAAGTTTCTTGAATCGGCCGCTTGTTGGAAATTCCCAATAGAACGGATACGAATTGAAAATGAGCGTTGTTTTTTGTATCTGCATCGACATATAGTCATGGGAGTGTTGCTCCAGGAGGTGTTAAAAAAAGATACCAATACGCGAGGATAtggcaaattaaaaaaggaagcaAATCTTCGAATCTGTCTCAGTTGTACTAAACAAAACGAAAAGGAAGCCAGTGAACTGTCATCTTACCGAGCCAAACTTGTGGAAGACATTTTGGGCCGTGTTTTGGAATACTCTAAGTGGACTGTGGTAAACGAGGAGGAGGTAATCCAAGCCAAAAAAGGTAACGGGGCTAACGTTTTGCAATTAGATGTAACAAGTGTTGCTGGCAAACCTTCGTTAAATTCACCGGTTATTCCTCCTAGTAAGCTAAGCTACTCAACAATTCGTTGTGGTCTAGTCATTGATCCGCTTActggaaaattaacaaaattgaaaaCCAGTGAGTACCTCAG ttGCCGTTCTAATGACATGTGTTTAATGGCTATGCATAAGTATGGCGTACGAGTCAAAGATGATGCAAAGTTTAATGCATTGATGAGTCGCTTAGGTTCAGCTGCAGTAACGGTTGATTTAATGGAAGTGCGTTTTTCAAGTCCAGTACAAATAACTCGTAGTGGAAAAGGAAGCACTAAAG GCGCTGCTTTTATTTTGTACAATTCCGCTCGTCTTGAGTCATTGCtgcgaaaatttgatgaaaaggtAGAAAATGGTGCTTACGAAAATTTACCGCCATTGGAGAATATTAACTTCACTTTACTCGATGAAGAA GAAGAGTGGCAACTAGTGTTCGGCTACATATTCGCATTCCCGAATCTTATTGAAAGCTGTTTGGAACAGATAGAGAAGGGTGTATGTGCCATCCACACAATCGTGAGATATCTTGGAGATTTAGCTTCACTCTTCAGTGTCTATTATCGACGCATACGCATTCTAACT CAAGAAACACGCGAACACTTAATGCCATGTGTCTATGCACGCGTTTATCTGGTGAAAGCGGTGCGTGAGATTCTTAATCAAACATTAGCTCTGCTCGATATAGAGCCTGTTCAATTCATGTAA
- the LOC128856928 gene encoding uncharacterized protein LOC128856928 isoform X2, whose translation MNESCKTRNQNKTVDRKMINPTTIIIEDLCSYLLEKPSLFPGVDFPKTSISFIRVHREKLKTHGEFSFPGCTDLWRKSCKETGHKLREIAFAIFKEEKDISNTAKKKFLESAACWKFPIERIRIENERCFLYLHRHIVMGVLLQEVLKKDTNTRGYGKLKKEANLRICLSCTKQNEKEASELSSYRAKLVEDILGRVLEYSKWTVVNEEEVIQAKKGNGANVLQLDVTSVAGKPSLNSPVIPPSKLSYSTIRCGLVIDPLTGKLTKLKTSEYLSCRSNDMCLMAMHKYGVRVKDDAKFNALMSRLGSAAVTVDLMEVRFSSPVQITRSGKGSTKGAAFILYNSARLESLLRKFDEKVENGAYENLPPLENINFTLLDEEEEWQLVFGYIFAFPNLIESCLEQIEKGVCAIHTIVRYLGDLASLFSVYYRRIRILTQETREHLMPCVYARVYLVKAVREILNQTLALLDIEPVQFM comes from the exons ATGAACGAATCGTGTAAAACCAGGAACCAAAACAAAACTGTGGATAGGAAAATGATTAATCCTACGACGATAATAATTGAAGATTTGTGTTCATATTTATTAGAAAAGCCAAGTCTATTTCCTGGAGTAGATTTTCCAAAAACCTCAATCAGTTTTATTCGAGTACACAGAGAGAAGTTGAAAACACATGGCGAATTCAGCTTTCCTGGTTGTACGGATCTCTGGAGGAAAAGCTGTAAAGAGACCGGCCATAAGCTCCGGGAAATAGCATTTGCAATCttcaaagaagaaaaagataTATCTAACACAGCGAAGAAAAAGTTTCTTGAATCGGCCGCTTGTTGGAAATTCCCAATAGAACGGATACGAATTGAAAATGAGCGTTGTTTTTTGTATCTGCATCGACATATAGTCATGGGAGTGTTGCTCCAGGAGGTGTTAAAAAAAGATACCAATACGCGAGGATAtggcaaattaaaaaaggaagcaAATCTTCGAATCTGTCTCAGTTGTACTAAACAAAACGAAAAGGAAGCCAGTGAACTGTCATCTTACCGAGCCAAACTTGTGGAAGACATTTTGGGCCGTGTTTTGGAATACTCTAAGTGGACTGTGGTAAACGAGGAGGAGGTAATCCAAGCCAAAAAAGGTAACGGGGCTAACGTTTTGCAATTAGATGTAACAAGTGTTGCTGGCAAACCTTCGTTAAATTCACCGGTTATTCCTCCTAGTAAGCTAAGCTACTCAACAATTCGTTGTGGTCTAGTCATTGATCCGCTTActggaaaattaacaaaattgaaaaCCAGTGAGTACCTCAG ttGCCGTTCTAATGACATGTGTTTAATGGCTATGCATAAGTATGGCGTACGAGTCAAAGATGATGCAAAGTTTAATGCATTGATGAGTCGCTTAGGTTCAGCTGCAGTAACGGTTGATTTAATGGAAGTGCGTTTTTCAAGTCCAGTACAAATAACTCGTAGTGGAAAAGGAAGCACTAAAG GCGCTGCTTTTATTTTGTACAATTCCGCTCGTCTTGAGTCATTGCtgcgaaaatttgatgaaaaggtAGAAAATGGTGCTTACGAAAATTTACCGCCATTGGAGAATATTAACTTCACTTTACTCGATGAAGAA GAAGAGTGGCAACTAGTGTTCGGCTACATATTCGCATTCCCGAATCTTATTGAAAGCTGTTTGGAACAGATAGAGAAGGGTGTATGTGCCATCCACACAATCGTGAGATATCTTGGAGATTTAGCTTCACTCTTCAGTGTCTATTATCGACGCATACGCATTCTAACT CAAGAAACACGCGAACACTTAATGCCATGTGTCTATGCACGCGTTTATCTGGTGAAAGCGGTGCGTGAGATTCTTAATCAAACATTAGCTCTGCTCGATATAGAGCCTGTTCAATTCATGTAA